DNA from Candidatus Limnocylindrales bacterium:
GGGCTGGGGAATCGACGAGTACCAGCGCCACTATCGCTGAGCGTCGTCGAGGGCGCGGCGCTGCGCGCTAAGCGACGGTCGCCGTCACGAGTGCATCCCGGGAGACGAACCCTTCGCGGTCGCGCGTGTAGACCATCTCGACCACGGCGCTTCCCGGACGGCGATCGCTTCGCCGCATGCGGCTCTGCATCTGGAATCCGCAGCGCTCGAGGATGCGAAGCGACGCGGCGTTCGACGAGCGCACCACCGCGCGAAGGCGATCGAGCGAGAGCTTTTCGTACGCGACCGGATACGCCGTCGCGACCGCCTGTCCTGCGATCCCGCGGCCCCAGTACGCCTCTCCGATCCAGTATCCGATTTCGCCGGTGCGCGGCGTGTTCGCGGTGACGACGTCGACGCTGATGCCGCCGACGGCAAGACCGTCCACTTCGATTGCAAGCTGCAGCCCGCGCTCGCGGCCGCCGATCGTCCGCGAGATCCACGAGCGTGCCGCGGCCGTGGTGTACGGCCGCGGAAAGCGCGAGCGCAGGTTGATCCACACGTTTCGGTTGTCGGCGTTTGCCGCAAGCGATTCGGCGTCGTCGAGACGCCAGCCTCTCAGCATGAAGCCATTGCCCTCGAAACCGTAGCCCTGAATTGATTGTGCGCCCGCCATCCTCGTCCGCCGCTTCCCCTGTGCCCGCCACCGGTAGGCCGAGCGAGTGTAGCAATCCGGCGAGTCTCCGGGAAGCCGGGGGGTTGCAATCCCTTCCGTGCTGCCCATCATGCGCCCGTGGCCGCAGCGTCCTACGAACACATCACCTACGAAGTCTCCGGCGGCGTTGCGACCTGTACGCTGTCGCGACCGGAGCAGCTCAACGCCTACACGCCGCGCATGGGCATCGAGCTGCGTGATGCCATGTATGCCGCCGCCGCCGACGACAGCGTGCGCGTCATCATCCTGACCGGGGCCGGGCGCGGATTCTGTGCCGGCGCCGACATGAAGCTGCTCGGCGCGTTCAGCGGCGCCGGCCGCATGACGGGGCAGGGCGATCTGCCGGCGATCACGCATCCCGAGCCGCCGGGCCCGGTGCGCCCCGACTTCAAGACCGAGTACAGCTACCTGATGTCGATCCCGAAGCCGATCATCGCGGCGATCAACGGGCCGGCTGCCGGCGTCGGATTCGTCTTCGCGTTGTTCTGCGACATCCGGCTTGCCGCGGCGTCGGCAAGAATGGGCGCGATCTTCTCGCGGCGCGGGCTCATCGCCGAGTACGGGATCAGCTGGATTCTTCCGCGCCTCGTCGGCCTGGCCAATGCCAATGACATCCTGTTCTCCGGACGCCTCGTCACCGCGAGCGAAGCCGAGCGCATGGGCCTCGTCAGCCGCGTGATCGACGACGCCGACTTTGCCGCCGAGGTGCGCGAGTATGCCAACGATCTCGTGCGCCGCTCGTCGCCGCGCTCCATTCGCGTGATGAAACGGCAGGTGTACGAGGACCAGACCAACACGCTTGCCGAATCGGTCGACGTCGCGCTGCGCGAAATGCACGAAAGCCTGCGCTCGGAGGATTTCCGCGAGGGCGTTGCGCATTTCATGGAAAAGCGCGAGCCGAAGTTTACCGGCAAGTAGCGTAGACGTCGCCCACGAGGCGCATGAGCGTGAGCCCGCCCGGCCGGCACCCGAGCTCCCAGACGATTCCGTCGGGCGCGGGTCCACTGGCCTTTACGATCCCCGCATGAATCCCGTGCAGATGGTGCGCCGCACACACCGTCGTGCGGTTGTCCTGCGCGTTGCCGCCGCCGTGTGATCGGAACGTGACGTGATGATCGTGCAGGTTGCGCCGCGAGCTGCAGGCGGGAACCGTGCAGCGCCATCCGTCGCGCTCGAATATCGGGTCGCGATGTCGCGGGACGCTGGTCCATTCGCGGATCGCCATCGCGAGAATCCGCTCGAACGTGCGCCAGCGAGCTTCCGGATGGCGCCGATGCACGACGAAAGCAGTCTCGGCCAGCACGGCCACGGAAACCGGAACACGAAATGTGAGATGCACCGCACCGTGCGGGTGGAGGTCGGTCAGTCGCACCGCGCCATCCGCACGCATTTGGACTTCTTCGAGATCGGCGCTCGGGCTGTCGTCGACCGGGATTCGTGCACCGGCGACAGGCGGCGCGGGAAGATCATTGTTTTCGTCTGCCGCGGCAAGCGCGGCGGCGACTTCATCCTTGAGCCTGCGAAGCGTCACACTACGAGCGCGCTCGATCCATGCGCGGACGTGACGGTCGTTCAGCACCGGCATGAGAACGACCGCAGCCAGATGCGAGATGCGCCCGTCCCGCCACGCCTCGCGAAAAACCGAATTGACGCGCCAGCATGCGCGCTCGATCGCGATCAGACTCCACGCCTTGCTCGGACAGAAGCCCAGTCGTGACGCGACGTACAGCCTGACCGTGGCAAAGCCGATCTCGCGAAAGAGCCTGCGGTCGATGCCGATGCGAAGCAGCGCCGCCATCTGGGAGTCGATCCGCTGCGCGGCGCGCTGAATCACGCGCAGACGTCGATCGAGCTCGACCGCATCGAGTGCGTCGACGTCGCGGCCGAGCGCATCGAGCTGCGCGGCCGGTCCCGCCCCGCGTCGCGGGCAGGCGAGCCAGTCAAAGCCCTCGCAGACACCGGCCTCCGCCAGAAATCCGCGGATGGCAGCTTCACCGCGCGTTTCGCGGTTTTGATGGTTCGCGAGAAATCGCTGCGCCATGCCGTCGAGCGGTGGAAGCCAACGCCCTCCGGCCGCATCGTGCGCCGGAGCTGCAGCCATCGCCTCCGCCAGTACGAGCTCGAGCGACTGCGCGGCATTCAGCGGTGCGCCGGCGCTCCGGCTTGCGAGCTCGTGCGCCACGCGAAACAGCCGGCGGCCGGTACGCGAAACTACAATACGCAGTCTGACCTCCGGGTCAGTGTTCTCGGCATTGCCCGTCTCCACGGCGCCCGCCGAAGAATCCGCTTGATCCGCAGATGGCGTGCCCGTTGTTTCGAGCTCGCGAACGAATGCCTCGAGTTTTCGCGTAGTCATTGTCCCGGCGTACTCGAGAAGAGACGCGTCATTCTCACGAGTGGCGACGCGCACGAGAGTTCGAACCGTCGTCCATCCGATCTCGCCGTGTTCGAGCGCAGCGCGCAAAGCGGGCAACGCGTCGAGCAGCGTCATCACGCGAGCATCGTCTTCGAGTGTGCGGGGAGCGATGCCGAGTCTTTCGCGCGTGTAGTCCGGCAGCCGCACGAACCCGAGCGGCCGCCACGCGCGCTGCTGCAGAAACCTGCGCGACAGACGTGCCTGAAGCACGCGGCAGTGCGCGTCCATCGACGCGAGCGACGTCAGCTCGCGGTCGAGCACGACGGCGGCATCTGTGCGCCAGCCGCCGCGGATCGCTGCGTCCGGCGGATGCATCAGTGCGGGGTCGACGATGTCGAGGAAAGAAAGGCCTTCGGTTCGTTGCTGCTGTTCGAGTGAAATCGCATCGAAGACGCCTCCGATGATCGCGCCACCGGAGACGCCGCCGGAGCCTGAAAAAAATGCATCCAGACCGGCCCAGATCCATAGCGAATAAATAACGAAACTAAACGCAACCTGCAAGGCTTTTTTCGATGTTTTCACGCAGGGCGAGCCGTGCGTCACGCGAATATTCCATTCGTGTCATAGATCGCTGTTCATCGTCCGGTGCCGTTTAGAACCGTCGGTGGGTGCGTGGTGACTTCACGTTGCGTTAGCGGATTTCGACAAGGAATGCCGTAGCTGGGACCGAAGTCCTGGACAGTCATTGCGATAGCGGGATTCAGCGACGAACGCCTGCCGCTGTATCAACGTCGCGGCCACGCGCTTGTGACTGCGGCGCGCAGACGGATATGGTCCCGCGCAACATCGCCTTCACGCGGCGCTCCACCTTCCGGATATGAGTCTCTTCAAAAAACTGTTCGGCCAGAAGCCCCATGCTGACAAGCCTGCGGAAGCGGGCATCGACGCGGGTGGTGCGCCCGCCGATCCCGCGAGCGATCCCAACATGGTTCGCGTCTATGACTCCTATGATCGGGAGCTTTTCATCACGAGACAGGTGTGGCGCGACTCGATACTGCCAGGCCAGATGAAGAAAGTCTGGGATGATCCCGACTCCCTGTACTCGACGATCGTTCAATCTCTCAAAGACGGTTTTGCGGCTGAGATGATCCAGCCAGCGGAACGTCTGGGAGAGATCGACCATGACGCGCAACGTGCCATTGTTGTGCTCGCAACAGTTTACCGAATGCAGAAGCGGCTCAACGAATCGGATGAGATTCTACGGCGACATATCGCACGCCATGGCGAGTCCGGGGTCATTCTGACCAATCTCGCAAAAGTTCACGCGGATCGCGGAGAGCATGACGAGGTGCTGCAAACTCTCTGGCGCGGCTTGCAACTCGATCCGAATCAAGAAAACGGCCTGGGCTGGTACGAAGCCATCCATCGCGAAAAGGACGGAGCCACCGCTGGTCTCGAGGCATTCCGACGGGTCGCTGCCCTACCCGGTGCATGGCGCGCGCGACTATGGCTGGCTCGCGATGCCCTTGCTCGTCGCGATCTATCGGCAGCTCTTCGGCTCTACGACGAAGCGCTGAGTCTCGCCCCCACTCCGAAGCCGATCGATCTGCTGCAGCAGATCAGCGGCGATCTTGGTACCCAAGGTTATCTGGAGCAGATCCTCGCGTTGGCCGAGCCGCACTTCGACCCGAATGTTCACGGAGTCGCGATAGGGAACAATCTGATCAAAGCTCATCTGGATCTCGGTCAGCTCGACGCGGCCCAACGGATGCTCGATCGGTTGTTCTCGTTCAAACGTCCAGACTGGCACGAAACCCTGGCGTTCTGGGACACGGAAATCGCAAGGAATCGGGCGGCGAAGGCCGGAGCCGATCTGCCTGCTGTGCCCAAGATCACGACTGTCGTGGTCGATGGTCCACTCTGGCTCCGAGCATCAACTGGTGCTGCCGGTCTGGTACCGGCAAAGCGGCCCGGCGCCGTCATCGTTGCTTGCCTTGGCAGCAGTTTCACCGCTCCGGATGTATCCAGTGGCAGCGTCCGGATGCAGCTGAGCGACGTTCCCGGTCGGACGAGCCGTGCATTGCCGCTCTATCTTGCCGAGCAGCTTCATCTGCGAACCGATGCTGTCGGTCGTGTTCTTCAACCTTGGATTCAGGAAGGTCACTGCGGTTTTGTGCTCTGTGGAGACCCTTGGAGTGACGAACGAGCCGTGGCTCAGGCCCGAGGCGGGAACCAGTCGGCGGACTACGTCGTCGTGCTTCACCTAGACGGTGTCGCGAACCCATGGTCCGCCACACTGCGACTTGTGCGAATCTCGGATGGCTCTCTTCTCGGTACAGCTGTCGCTACATTTACTGCTCAGAGCCCGCAGCCTGGCTTCGATCGCCTGGCGACTGCGCTCATGGAACTCATCGCCTCAAACGCAGGTGTTCGTCGCGCGACCGCGCCGGATTTTTATCAGGTTCCTGCGGGTGCCGATTTTGCTGCATACCAGCTCCGCCTCGAACAGGCGTTGGCCGTGTCGTTGACAGCCACCTGCAGACCGGAGCCAGGCTTTCTCAACGGTGAACGTGAGATCGTCGCGGGGAATCTGCAGCTCTGTTCGAATCAACCCTCAAATCCCACGCCGCGCCTGCTGCTCGTGCACACGCTCCTTCAACTTCAAAAGCTGCGTCCCGACGTCGTTCTCGAGTTCAAGGACAAGATTGCACTCCTGCAGAAAGAAAAGCCGCTGACTGGTCCGGCAGGGGGAATCGTTCATTCCATTCTCGGATCGATGTTCGAGAACTGATCAGGGGCGTACACACATCCATGTCACGCCGAACATCAGTCACTTGATCAATCGCACGCGCTCGACGAAATCCTCCGGAAGCCGCGTATCCTCACGCCGAATGCGGCTCCATGCGAACGCTTCGATGAGCTCCTGCGCACTCGCAGCGACCGGACGGTCGATGAGCCCGAGCGACCACGCGAGGTAGCCGACGAGCTGTTCGGCGCGCACACCGGCCTCGCGCAGCGACGCGAGCGTGATGGCGCGGTCGCGCTTGGAAAGCTTTTCACCCGCGGCGTTACGGACCACCGGCACATGCGCATGCACCGGCCGCCGCGCGCCGAGCGCTTCGAGAAGCTGGATCTGGCGACCGGTCGATCCGATCAGGTCCGCGCCGCGCACGACCTCGTCGATCCGCATCAGCCAGTCGTCGACGACGACGGCGAGCTGATACGCATAGAGCCCGTCTCGCCGCTTGAGCACGAAGTCGCCGGCGACCGGGTCCGCGATCGGGCCGTACACGCGATCGACGAACGCGACGGGCTCGTCGCTTACGCGAAAGCGCAGCGCAGCCGCCGGTGCAGGATCGCTGCGCAGTCTTTCGTACCAGCCATCTTCGAGCTGTGACGGCCGCGCGGAGACGGGGTACGGAGCTTCCTCGTCCGGTCCGTGCGGTGCGGACGACATCGATGCCAGATCCTTGCGCGACAGCGTGCACGGGAACAGGCGGCCCGCATCGTGAAGCACGCGCAGCGCGGCCTCGTAGACCTCGCCGCGCTCGGACTGCACGTACGGTGCGAACGGTCCGCCGGATTGCGGATCCTCGTCCCAGTCGAGCCCAAGCCACGCCAGATCCGAGATGTGCTCTTCAGCGCTGCCGGCGACGATACGGGGCGGGTCGAGGTCTTCGATGCGCCACACGAAGCTTCCGCCGCGCGAACGGATGCTCAACCACGCGACCAGCGCAGTGCGCGCATTGCCGACGTGCATCGGACCGGTGGGCGACGGCGCATAGCGTCCGCGTGGGCTCGCGGCCGCTGCATCCGGCGGTGGCGAGAGGCTCGATCGAGCGTCATCGTTCACAGCCGCATCCTAGCGCGATGCACGGGCGAAGCATGCTCCGGCAGGAGATCGCACCGTGCCAACTCGTGGAAAATGCGCGTGCGCGCTTTCCGCTGCACGGAATGCGCGGCGACATGTCGCGCACCGACGCGGATTCGTATAGTTGCGTCGGGCGGCGGCGTCAGCGAGCCGACCGAGCGGCAAGTCGGGGATGGCGAGCGCGTCGAGGCGCGCGAGCAAGTGGAGAATGGAGAAGTGGTCATGGCGATTTCTGTACAGCTCATCGTTGCGCTCGTGGTCGGGGTCGGCATCGGCCTTGTCGCCGGCTACCTCACGTTCCCGGCGATCCGCGAGGCCAAGCGCCTGCGCATCCAGCTCGACGGAATTCTCGCAGAGCACGAGACGTACAAGAAGTCGGTCAGCGCGCACTTCCGCAAGACCGGCGAGCTGGTCGGCGAGATGACGCGCAGCTATGCTGCCGTCTACGACCACCTCGCAACCGGCGCGCGCAGCTTTGCCGCCGAAGCCGCCTCTGAGATGACGCTTCCATTCGGGCCGTCTCCGGGAATGCTGGCTTCGCCTGTGATCGAAACGGCATCAGAACCGTCGTCGCCGGGTGCGTCGATGGAGCCGTCGCCGGCTCCCTCGATGGACCCCTCGCCGGCTGCTGCGATGAAAGCGCCGTCCGCCGCTGCGATGGACTCGTCGCCGGATTCTCCCGCGATGGAATCGACCGACGCTGCGCTCGACGGCTCGATGCTGGCCGCCGAAGTATTCGTCGGCACCGAAGGCGCGCTCGATTCGTCGTCGGACACGACGACGTCGGCCGATGGCTCCGCCGACGCCGAATCTCGCAAAGCGTGACGCAACCTCGGCAATCTCGGCAACTCGGGCACCGCCGCATCGCATGAGCGAGCTGCTGCGCGGCGACGCCGCACGGCTGCGGCTGCTCTACGAGCTCGGCTCGGCGTTCGCCGAGCGCGTCGAGCTCGCCGAGCTGTGCGCGTTCGTGCTGGCGAGCTGTCGCGACGTGCTCGACGCCGAGAGCGCCTCGATCCTGCTGCTCGATGCCGAGCGCGGCGAGCTGTTCTTTCCATACGTTTCCGACTCGTCGCCCGAAGTCGTCGAGCGGCTTCTGTCCATGCGCTTCCCCGCGGAGCAAGGCATCGCGGGACGGGTGCTGCGCAGCGGAGAGTCGGCGCTCGTCGACGACGTGGCGGCCGATCCGTCGTTCTATCCGGCCGTCGACCGACATTCGCACACGACGACGCGAAGCCTGCTGTGCTCTCCGCTCGCGGCCGCGCGCGGTGCGATCGGCGTCGTGCAGGTTCGCAACCGGCGCGGCGGCGGCGCGTTCTCGCCGGACGACCTCGAGTTCCTCGATGCGCTCGCCGGCAGCATCGCCGTCGCGCTCGAGAATGCGCGGCTTTATGCACAGCTGAAGAGCCAGGTTGCGGCGCTCGAGCTTGCGGTCGTGGAGCACAAGCAGCTCACCGCGCTGCATCACGAGCTCGACATCGCGGCCGGCATCCAGCAGTCGATCCTTCCCGGCACGTTCCCGCCGTTTCCCGATCGCCGCGAGATCGACGTCTTCGCGGCGATGCTGCCCGCGAAGGAAGTCGGCGGGGATTTCTACGATTTCTTCTTCGTCGACGATCACCGGCTCGGCTTCGTGGTCGGCGACGTCTCGGGAAAAGGGATGCCGGCGGCGCTGTTCATGGCCGTCAGCCGTACGTTCCTCAAGTCGATCGCCACGCACGGCCTCGCTCCGCGCGAATGCCTCGAGCGCGTCAACGAGCTCCTCTACTTCGAAAACCGGCTCGAGATGTTCGTGAGCGTCTTCTACGGCGTGCTCGACGTTCGCACCGGCGACGTCGAGTACAGCAACGGCGGCCACAATCCGCCCCTCGTGCTGCGTCGCGGCGGCACGATCGAATCGCTCGCCGGTACCGGTGGAACGGTGCTCGGCATTCTTCCGGGGCTCAGGTATCGCTCGGGAAGCGCGCGTCTTGCCGACGGCGAGACGATGTTTCTCTACAGCGACGGCATCACCGAGGCGATGAACGCCGGCGGAGAGTGCTTCGGAGAATCGCGGCTCACCGCATCGCTCGCACGCGTGGGGAGCGGCGATCCGCGGGCGCTGGTCGAACGCGCCGTCGCCGACGTCGAGACGTGGGCCGCGGGCGAGGCGCAAAGCGACGACATCACCGCGCTGTCGGTCACATGGCATGGCGCGCGACGGCGCGCGGCGGATCCGGCGCAGCCTTGAGCAGGACCACCGCAGCGCGGTAGCGCCCGTCAGACGTAGGCGCCGCGAAGGACTTCTGCTGCGCTCTCGTCGAGCTGCTCGCTGCGGCGGACTTCTTCGAATCGCGCGAGCAGCTCCGGCACGCGCAGCCGCTTCTTTTCGGCGCCGCGGAAGTCATGAAGGATTTCGCCCTGGTTCATCATGATCAGCCGGTCGCCGAGATTGACGGCCTGCTGCATCGAATGCGTGACCATCAGCGTCGTCAGGCGATCTCGCGCGACGATCTCACCGGTCAGCCGGATCACCTGGTCGGCGCTTTTCGGGTCGAGCGCTGCCGTGTGCTCGTCGAGCAGCAGCAGCGACGGGCGCCGCCACGTTGCCATCAGCAGCGTCAGCGCCTGGCGCTGGCCGCCGGAAAGCGTGCCGATCGGATTCTCGAGGCGATGCTCGAGGCCCATGCCGAGCGTGCGCACGCGCTCCTGCATGTCGCGGCGAAGCCTTGGCGACAGCGCCCAGCCGAGCCCGCGCGCAAGTCCACGGCGGGTCGCCAGCGCGATGTTCTCGGCGATCGACATATCCGGAGCGGTGCCCGCGAACGGATTCTGGAACACGCGGCCCACGAGGCTCGCACGCCGGTGCTCAGGCCACGTGGTGACGTCCTGGCCAGCGATGCGGATTGAGCCGTCGTCGACTTCGAAACTGCCGGCAACGGCGTTGAGCAGCGTCGACTTTCCGGAGCCGTTGGTTCCGATCACCATCAGGAACGATCCGTCGTCGATCGACACGCTCACGCCGCGCAGCGCACGCACTTCGTTGGGCGTGCCGGCGTGGAAC
Protein-coding regions in this window:
- a CDS encoding enoyl-CoA hydratase, with product MAAASYEHITYEVSGGVATCTLSRPEQLNAYTPRMGIELRDAMYAAAADDSVRVIILTGAGRGFCAGADMKLLGAFSGAGRMTGQGDLPAITHPEPPGPVRPDFKTEYSYLMSIPKPIIAAINGPAAGVGFVFALFCDIRLAAASARMGAIFSRRGLIAEYGISWILPRLVGLANANDILFSGRLVTASEAERMGLVSRVIDDADFAAEVREYANDLVRRSSPRSIRVMKRQVYEDQTNTLAESVDVALREMHESLRSEDFREGVAHFMEKREPKFTGK
- a CDS encoding tetratricopeptide repeat protein, producing the protein MSLFKKLFGQKPHADKPAEAGIDAGGAPADPASDPNMVRVYDSYDRELFITRQVWRDSILPGQMKKVWDDPDSLYSTIVQSLKDGFAAEMIQPAERLGEIDHDAQRAIVVLATVYRMQKRLNESDEILRRHIARHGESGVILTNLAKVHADRGEHDEVLQTLWRGLQLDPNQENGLGWYEAIHREKDGATAGLEAFRRVAALPGAWRARLWLARDALARRDLSAALRLYDEALSLAPTPKPIDLLQQISGDLGTQGYLEQILALAEPHFDPNVHGVAIGNNLIKAHLDLGQLDAAQRMLDRLFSFKRPDWHETLAFWDTEIARNRAAKAGADLPAVPKITTVVVDGPLWLRASTGAAGLVPAKRPGAVIVACLGSSFTAPDVSSGSVRMQLSDVPGRTSRALPLYLAEQLHLRTDAVGRVLQPWIQEGHCGFVLCGDPWSDERAVAQARGGNQSADYVVVLHLDGVANPWSATLRLVRISDGSLLGTAVATFTAQSPQPGFDRLATALMELIASNAGVRRATAPDFYQVPAGADFAAYQLRLEQALAVSLTATCRPEPGFLNGEREIVAGNLQLCSNQPSNPTPRLLLVHTLLQLQKLRPDVVLEFKDKIALLQKEKPLTGPAGGIVHSILGSMFEN
- a CDS encoding DUF1043 family protein, giving the protein MAISVQLIVALVVGVGIGLVAGYLTFPAIREAKRLRIQLDGILAEHETYKKSVSAHFRKTGELVGEMTRSYAAVYDHLATGARSFAAEAASEMTLPFGPSPGMLASPVIETASEPSSPGASMEPSPAPSMDPSPAAAMKAPSAAAMDSSPDSPAMESTDAALDGSMLAAEVFVGTEGALDSSSDTTTSADGSADAESRKA
- the gluQRS gene encoding tRNA glutamyl-Q(34) synthetase GluQRS, which codes for MNDDARSSLSPPPDAAAASPRGRYAPSPTGPMHVGNARTALVAWLSIRSRGGSFVWRIEDLDPPRIVAGSAEEHISDLAWLGLDWDEDPQSGGPFAPYVQSERGEVYEAALRVLHDAGRLFPCTLSRKDLASMSSAPHGPDEEAPYPVSARPSQLEDGWYERLRSDPAPAAALRFRVSDEPVAFVDRVYGPIADPVAGDFVLKRRDGLYAYQLAVVVDDWLMRIDEVVRGADLIGSTGRQIQLLEALGARRPVHAHVPVVRNAAGEKLSKRDRAITLASLREAGVRAEQLVGYLAWSLGLIDRPVAASAQELIEAFAWSRIRREDTRLPEDFVERVRLIK
- a CDS encoding HNH endonuclease signature motif containing protein — protein: MKTSKKALQVAFSFVIYSLWIWAGLDAFFSGSGGVSGGAIIGGVFDAISLEQQQRTEGLSFLDIVDPALMHPPDAAIRGGWRTDAAVVLDRELTSLASMDAHCRVLQARLSRRFLQQRAWRPLGFVRLPDYTRERLGIAPRTLEDDARVMTLLDALPALRAALEHGEIGWTTVRTLVRVATRENDASLLEYAGTMTTRKLEAFVRELETTGTPSADQADSSAGAVETGNAENTDPEVRLRIVVSRTGRRLFRVAHELASRSAGAPLNAAQSLELVLAEAMAAAPAHDAAGGRWLPPLDGMAQRFLANHQNRETRGEAAIRGFLAEAGVCEGFDWLACPRRGAGPAAQLDALGRDVDALDAVELDRRLRVIQRAAQRIDSQMAALLRIGIDRRLFREIGFATVRLYVASRLGFCPSKAWSLIAIERACWRVNSVFREAWRDGRISHLAAVVLMPVLNDRHVRAWIERARSVTLRRLKDEVAAALAAADENNDLPAPPVAGARIPVDDSPSADLEEVQMRADGAVRLTDLHPHGAVHLTFRVPVSVAVLAETAFVVHRRHPEARWRTFERILAMAIREWTSVPRHRDPIFERDGWRCTVPACSSRRNLHDHHVTFRSHGGGNAQDNRTTVCAAHHLHGIHAGIVKASGPAPDGIVWELGCRPGGLTLMRLVGDVYATCR
- a CDS encoding ATP-binding cassette domain-containing protein; protein product: MSRVVKTFHAGTPNEVRALRGVSVSIDDGSFLMVIGTNGSGKSTLLNAVAGSFEVDDGSIRIAGQDVTTWPEHRRASLVGRVFQNPFAGTAPDMSIAENIALATRRGLARGLGWALSPRLRRDMQERVRTLGMGLEHRLENPIGTLSGGQRQALTLLMATWRRPSLLLLDEHTAALDPKSADQVIRLTGEIVARDRLTTLMVTHSMQQAVNLGDRLIMMNQGEILHDFRGAEKKRLRVPELLARFEEVRRSEQLDESAAEVLRGAYV
- a CDS encoding GNAT family N-acetyltransferase, giving the protein MAGAQSIQGYGFEGNGFMLRGWRLDDAESLAANADNRNVWINLRSRFPRPYTTAAARSWISRTIGGRERGLQLAIEVDGLAVGGISVDVVTANTPRTGEIGYWIGEAYWGRGIAGQAVATAYPVAYEKLSLDRLRAVVRSSNAASLRILERCGFQMQSRMRRSDRRPGSAVVEMVYTRDREGFVSRDALVTATVA
- a CDS encoding GAF domain-containing SpoIIE family protein phosphatase, translated to MSELLRGDAARLRLLYELGSAFAERVELAELCAFVLASCRDVLDAESASILLLDAERGELFFPYVSDSSPEVVERLLSMRFPAEQGIAGRVLRSGESALVDDVAADPSFYPAVDRHSHTTTRSLLCSPLAAARGAIGVVQVRNRRGGGAFSPDDLEFLDALAGSIAVALENARLYAQLKSQVAALELAVVEHKQLTALHHELDIAAGIQQSILPGTFPPFPDRREIDVFAAMLPAKEVGGDFYDFFFVDDHRLGFVVGDVSGKGMPAALFMAVSRTFLKSIATHGLAPRECLERVNELLYFENRLEMFVSVFYGVLDVRTGDVEYSNGGHNPPLVLRRGGTIESLAGTGGTVLGILPGLRYRSGSARLADGETMFLYSDGITEAMNAGGECFGESRLTASLARVGSGDPRALVERAVADVETWAAGEAQSDDITALSVTWHGARRRAADPAQP